DNA from Litoribacterium kuwaitense:
CCACTCCAAGACGCCTTATCTAGGACAAAAAAAGCGCTCAACCATGCATGGCCGCGCTTTGAATAAGTTGGGCGTTATACTTTTACATTTACTAAAGAGCCAAGTACAATAGACATAAGGACATAGTGAACGGGGAGTGAAAAGCATGCGGTCTGCTTTGGCAGCAGCAGCCTGCTTTATTTTATTGGTCATCATCGGGTGTCAACCCTCTACAGATACTGGCTTGCGTGTTGGTATGCTCGTGCCAGGCACGATTGGCGATCAGTCATGGGGAAATGAAGGCTATGAAGCGCTTATGCATTTGCAAACCAATATGGACGCTGAGGTTTTTTATAAAGAAGGCATGACTGAAAAAGCAGACGTGAAAACAGCGCTTCAAGAATTTGAGCATGCGGGAGTGGAGCTTGTATTTGCTCATGGTCAGGAATACAGCGCTCTGCTCCGGGAAATGTACAGCCAGTTCCCATCAATTCACTTCGTTATATTTAATGGATTATCCAATGCAAACAATTCGACCAATATTCAATTTCAATCACATGCGATGGGTTTTTTCGCAGGAATGACCGCCGCTGGTGTATCAGAATCAAAGAAGGTCGGTGTCATTGCGGCGTTCGAATGGCAGCCTGAGATCAATGGCTTTTTTGAAGGGGCAAATTTTTCCGACAATGCAGTCGAGGTATTTGTTCGTTATACGAATCATTGGGATGATTCTGCTCAAGCCTTGAACATTTTAGACAGAATGATTGCTGAGGACGTTGATGTCGTTTATCCTGCCGGAGATGCATTTAGCGTTCCAATCATTCAGGCAATGAAAGAGAAAAACCTGTACGCCATTGGTTACGTCTCTGATCAAAGTGATCTCGGTGAACGGACTGTACTTACGAGCACGATCCAGGACATTGAGCATGTGTACGAAATGGCAGTACAGTTATATACAGAGGATAAGTTAATTTCCGGAACAATCGGCGTCGATTTTCAAGAAGGCGCCATTCGCCTAGGCTCTTTTAGTCCGGTTGTTCCCGGTAGACTACAAGAAGAAGTGAACGATGCTGTGGAGCGCTATAAAGAGACAGGGCTGATGCCAAACCAATAAAATATTGAATGAGATTTTTAAATCAAGCTGCAACTATTGGTGAGGTGTACAAATAAAAAAGAGTGTAAACAACGCCTGGAAAGACGTGACTACACTCTGTCGGGAGGGTCTGCCTCCCTTTTATTTTTTAAACAAAGAAATGATGGGGGAAATTTGTTTAACGACGGGGCCAATTTGGTTTACTGTTTTCATGACCTGGTCCATTTGGTTAATATAGTCTTCCATATTTTTTTAGGGGCACTTTGCTGCGGATATTGATTAGATTGAGGCTGAAAAAAGCTGAGTGAGATGGCTGATTTGGATAGCCCCACCCCCATGGCGACTGCGGTCGAGGTCCTTGAGGATTCCCAGGCCCGCCGTTTGAAAATGGAGGTCTTTGTCTACGCATATCAATCCTTCCTTTCTTAGAGTCGCTTTTGCAGTAATGTATGTACTAAACGAATAAAGGAGACGGCGTGTATCATGTATTTATAAAGAAAGGGTAACGATGGGCGACTAGACAAAATATTAAATTTAGACTAAAATTAGTACCTGATACTAACATGTGATAGAGAAACGTTAGGTTGCCTGACTACCGATAAAGAGGAGATACGAGGAGGACGAACATGAATACAGGAATTTTGGGGGTCGGGCGTTATTTGCCTGAGAAAGTGCTGACGAATGCAGATCTTGAAAAAATGGTCGATACGAGTGATGAATGGATTTCTACTCGAACGGGTATTAAAGAGCGACGGATCGCTTCTGACGAAGAAACGACAGCACATATGGGAGCAAAGGCAGCGCTCAACGCAATTGAAGAGGCTGGATTGACGCCAGAAGAAATCGATATGATCCTAGTCGCAACTGTGACCCCAGATCGTTCCTTTCCGTCTTGTGCTTGTGATATTCAGGAAATAATAGGTGCGAAGAAAGCGGTCTGTATGGATATTAGTGCGGCATGCTCCGGCTTTATGTATGGAATGGTGACTGCACAGCAGTTTATTACAAACGGCATTTACAAGCATGTGCTATTGGTAGGTACTGAAAAGCTGTCAAGCATTACCGATTGGACAGACCGTAATACGTGTGTACTGTTTGGCGATGGTGCTGGAGCAGCTGTGCTTGGTGAAGTTTCTGATGAATTTGGCATTTTATCATTTGAGCTAGGGTCGGACGGAAGTGGAGGCAAGCATCTTTATGCAGAACGTGATAAAATCTTCATGAATGGTCGCGAAGTTTTTAAATTCGCTGTTCGGCAAATGGGTGACTCGGCTTTGTCGGTGATTGAAAAAGCGGGGCTTACGAAAGAAGACGTCAATTTTCTAGTTCCACATCAGGCGAACATCCGTATTATGGAAGCTGCCCGCATAAAGCTAGACTTGCCGGTAGAAAAAATGGCAACGACGGTAGCGAAATATGGAAATACTTCTGCGTCTTCCATTCCGCTCGCACTTGCAGAAGAATGGGAGAACGGCAATATTAAAGATGGAGATGTATTGGTACTCGTCGGTTTCGGGGGCGGTCTTACTTGGGGCGCTGTCGCGTTAAAGTGGGGCAAGGGCCGTTAAGATCAACCTTAATATTGCAAAGGGGAAGGACATTATGGAAAAACGTAGAGTTGTAGTAACAGGAATGGGCGCGTTAACGCCGTTAGGTAACTCAGTAGAAGAAACATGGCAGCGTGTCATTAACGGAGAATCAGGAATTGATGTGTCTACGCGTGTCAATCCCGATGATTTTCCAGCACGTGTTGCCGGTGAATTAAAGAATTATGATGAGTCAGTATTTTTAAATCCGAAAGATGCTAGAAAAATGGATCGCTTTACGCGCTATGCAGTGGCAGCTTCCAAGATGGCAGTCGAAGATGCTGATTTAGCCATTACGGAAGACAATGCAGAACGCGTTGGTGTATGGATCGGTTCAGGGATCGGTGGCATCGAAACGTTTGAACAGCAGCATAACATCTATAATGATCGCGGAGCTAAACGGGTCAGTCCGTTTTTTATTCCAATGCTTATTCCCGATATGGCTGCTGGACAAGTCTCGATTACGCTCGGCGCCAAAGGGATCAATTCTTGTAGTGTGACCGCTTGTGCCACAGGCGCCAACTCGATCGGCGACGCTATGAAAGTCATTGAACGTGGCGATGCGGATATAATGATTGCTGGCGGAACAGAAGCGCCGCTCACGAACATGGCGTTTGCAGGCTTTTCTGCCAGTAAAGCGTTGTCAACAAATCCAGACCCACAAACGGCCAGCCGTCCATTTGACAAAGACCGTGATGGCTTTGTGATGGGTGAGGGTGCTGGGGTACTCGTGCTCGAATCACTCGAGTCTGCCCAAAAAAGGAATGCACGCATTTATGCCGAGCTGAGTGGTTATGGAGCTACGAGCGATGCATATCATATTACAGCACCTGCACCAAATGGAGATGGGGCAGCGCGAGCAATGCTCATGGCGTTGGAAGATGCTCGGGTGTCAACCGAAGACATCGATTACATTAATGCCCACGGTACAAGCACAGCGTATAATGATAAATTTGAAACGATAGCGATCAAGTCCGCGTTTAAAGATCATGCATACAAACTGGCTGTATCTTCAACAAAATCAATGACAGGTCATATGCTTGGTGCTGCAGGGGGCGTTGAATCGATTTTTGCTATTAAAGCAATTACAGACAACATTTTGCCGCCAACAATTCATTTACAAACACCAGATCCAGATTGTGATCTTGACTACGTGCCAAATACAGCACGTGAAACAGCAGTCAAAACGGTTCTAAGCAATTCAGCTGGCTTTGGCGGACATAATGTCGCCCTTGTCTTTAAAAGTTTTGAAGGATAAATGAGGAAGGCGTTCTCCTTTCAACACGGAAGGAGTTAGAGTGTAGAGAAAGTCATCAAAGGCTTTGCTACACTCTTTTTTTGTGTTCCTTTTAATTTGAAAGCAGGAGCATGACGATCCATGCAAATGTTTGTCAACAGGCGCAGCCTGTCCTATTTTGAAATGAAAAAACACTCTTGCGTTGTCGGAAGTAACGCTGAACTACCCATTTACTTTAGGTGCAGCTCAGCGTTCACGCCGGTACAAGTAGTGTTTTTTCTTTCTACTCTTTAATATGAGGTTGCATTTTGTTAGTGAGCAGGCTGTTCCTCAAACGATGGTGCACCGCCAGCCTCTTCACCCGAATTTTGTGCAACATTGTTTTGCTTAAAAAAGTCAGTGACAGCATCATAGTTCATCTGTTCATCCATTTCAATGACGTCCCCGATTCCTGGATGGCGTGCTGGCCAGTGGGAGTTTTCAACAGGGACTTGCAATGTTTCAATGTCCTGGACAGGGTTTGCCAACACGTTGGTTGCGTACTTCGTGATCGTTCCTGAAGACATGTTCGTTTTCGTATACGCTTCAATGGTCCCGAGCAGCTCAGGGGCTTTTAAAATGCCATTGACGCTAAATAGCTGATCTTTGACAGCACGAATGACCTGCTGCTGGCGACGCACGCGGCCAAAATCGCCTTCCTGATCGTGGCGGAAGCGAGCATAATGGAGAAGCTGTTCCCCGTTCAGCTTTTGCATCCCAGGCTGAAGGTCGATCATCAGTCCACCTGCGTTGTCGATATAATACATCCGCTTTTCAACATCGATTTCGACACCGTCTGTGGCTAAACGGTCAACCACTTCCGTAAAGCCGTTAAAGTTAACGAGACTGTAATACTGCACGTCAATGCCGAAATTCTCTTTAATCGTTTGCCTTAAAAGCTCAGCGCCACCAAAAACGAAAGCCGCGTTAATCTTATTGTAGCCGTGTCCTGGAATATTGACATATGTATCCCTCATGATCGATGCCAATTTAGCTTCTGACGTTTCAGGGTTATACTGTGCAATCATAATGGTGTCCGTTCTTGAAGATTGCGCTTCCTCTGTATCTATACCTAATAACAGCATATTGATTGTATCGTCAGGTGATGAATCGACACCTTTAAATTCATCTTCTTTTTCAGACAAATTGTCTGCCCAATCGCCAGCAGCTTCTTCTCCGCTTTTTTTCGCTTGAATGTATTGATTGGTTACATATGCAATACAGATAGATAAGACGGATAAAAAGATCAATGCACTTAAATAAAACTTTTTACGTTTTTTTCGTTTTTTACGAGTGATACGTGTGTCCGCCATGACATCTCACCTTTTCATGAAGTACCAATAAAAATAAGTCTTTTGTCCTTTACAGCATGCATACAAAAATCAGCGTAACAGTCCTAGTGTATAATGTACCAAAAATCTCTGCAACCATAAAATTCGTACGAAACGAAAGAAAGGAGTCTGTCTATGGCAATCTTATCGATGAGAGAGATACTCGAGAAGTCTATCACAGCCCGTTCATTTTCAGATTTTAAAGCGCTTCTTGATGTGAATGACAATACGCTTATGGAGCTCTATGCTGCAGGGCTCTTGCCATTAAACGAATTAACAGAAGGTCATCTGCAGACGTGGATTGCAAATCAGTATGAAAAAAGAGCGCACACAGAATGGATGGCATTGCATAAGGAATGGAAGGGGTCTGATGCATCGGTTATCGTCTTGCCAGCGCACCATGCTTTGAAACGATGGGCGAAACATACGGATGGTGCAACGGCCTATTGCCTTCCTGCGGATGCAAAAGTATTTCTTTTTCTCCCGATCAAAAATTCAGAGAAGGTGCCGATCAGGACTTTGCTCACTCATGAATATCATCACGTGTGTCGCTGGGAGCAATTACAACGAAAGGGAGCTTTATTTTCTCTATTGGAGCGGATGGTGCAAGAAGGGTTAGCGACGAAAGCTTCTGAAGAACGTGGGGAAGCGCGTTGGCGTGTTGATGAAATGTACCCTCCATTGTCAAAACGAGAAAAAAGTTTAGTTCAAAAGCAGATCGATTTAAAAATGGATGGGTTTTCCGAAAAGAGTACTGTCGTTATGTATGGAAATGGACGAAAGTGGCCTCGACTGCTCGGCTATCGTGCAGGCATTCAGATGGTCAGAGAGTATTACATTGACCATTCATGGAACATACGGAAAAGCTTCTCTATTTCAGCAGGGGATATTTTATCCCATTCATCCTTTAATGCACAAATGTAGTATAGTGAAATAATGAATGTCGCTTGCGGTTTTCGTCTTTTTAAAAAGGAGACTGGACGAATCATAAGAAATATAAAGTTGAATAAATTTTTATATCCTGTTTTTTCAAAATAATTCTTTTATTTTTAAGGGGAAATATGCTATGATGATATAGAATTTTTTAGAATATTTGGTGTGTTATTCAATTAGTGACTGATCATCTGTTAATCGTTTGATAAAGTGAGGTGCTACATATGGGGAAAAATAAGAAATCTACAGATGTTTTATTAGACGTCGAGCAGCTGCATACTGGGTTTTCTATTCGTGGAAAACACTATGATGCAGTTGCCGGCGTTTCTTTTCAAGTTGAGCCAAAGCAAGTCATCGGTGTCGTTGGTGAGTCGGGCTGCGGGAAGAGTGTCATGGCGTTGTCAATCATGAATCTTCTGCCAAAGGAAAATGGACGTATTCAACATGGAGATATCCGCTTTAATGGTGAATCCATCGTTTCGCTGTCAGAGTCACAAATGAACAAACTGCGTGGAAAAGACATTTCAATGATTTTTCAAGAACCAATGACATCGCTCAATCCTGTTTTTACGATCGGCTCTCAGCTCCAAGAAGTCATCTTAAATCATGAAAGCGCATCCAAAGAGGAGGCGAAAGAAAAAAGTATCGCGTTGTTGAAGGATGTCGGTATTCCACGACCAGAACAAATTGTTAACAGTTATCCTCATCAGCTATCAGGGGGGATGCGCCAGCGGGTAATGATTGCCATCGCGGTTGCATGTAACCCGAAGCTGCTCATTGCGGATGAACCGACGACCGCCTTAGATGTAACGGTTCAGGCACAAATTCTGGAATTGATGAAGAACATCCAAGAGGAAAATGAGATGGCTGTACTCATGATCACCCATGATCTCGGTGTCGTTGCTGAGATGTGTGACGAATGTATTGTCATGTATGCAGGGCAAATTGTTGAGTATACGAATGTGATCGAGCTATTTAGAAATCCAAAGCATCCTTACACTGAGCTATTAATGAAATCAATTCCGCGAATGGATGTTGAACAAGAGGAGCTGGCGACGATTAAAGGCGTCGTTCCTCCTATTGATCAAATGCCCGAAGTCGGATGCCGCTTTGCGAATCGTTGTCC
Protein-coding regions in this window:
- a CDS encoding DUF2268 domain-containing putative Zn-dependent protease (predicted Zn-dependent protease with a strongly conserved HExxH motif), which encodes MAILSMREILEKSITARSFSDFKALLDVNDNTLMELYAAGLLPLNELTEGHLQTWIANQYEKRAHTEWMALHKEWKGSDASVIVLPAHHALKRWAKHTDGATAYCLPADAKVFLFLPIKNSEKVPIRTLLTHEYHHVCRWEQLQRKGALFSLLERMVQEGLATKASEERGEARWRVDEMYPPLSKREKSLVQKQIDLKMDGFSEKSTVVMYGNGRKWPRLLGYRAGIQMVREYYIDHSWNIRKSFSISAGDILSHSSFNAQM
- a CDS encoding LCP family protein; the encoded protein is MADTRITRKKRKKRKKFYLSALIFLSVLSICIAYVTNQYIQAKKSGEEAAGDWADNLSEKEDEFKGVDSSPDDTINMLLLGIDTEEAQSSRTDTIMIAQYNPETSEAKLASIMRDTYVNIPGHGYNKINAAFVFGGAELLRQTIKENFGIDVQYYSLVNFNGFTEVVDRLATDGVEIDVEKRMYYIDNAGGLMIDLQPGMQKLNGEQLLHYARFRHDQEGDFGRVRRQQQVIRAVKDQLFSVNGILKAPELLGTIEAYTKTNMSSGTITKYATNVLANPVQDIETLQVPVENSHWPARHPGIGDVIEMDEQMNYDAVTDFFKQNNVAQNSGEEAGGAPSFEEQPAH
- a CDS encoding BMP family ABC transporter substrate-binding protein, with the translated sequence MRSALAAAACFILLVIIGCQPSTDTGLRVGMLVPGTIGDQSWGNEGYEALMHLQTNMDAEVFYKEGMTEKADVKTALQEFEHAGVELVFAHGQEYSALLREMYSQFPSIHFVIFNGLSNANNSTNIQFQSHAMGFFAGMTAAGVSESKKVGVIAAFEWQPEINGFFEGANFSDNAVEVFVRYTNHWDDSAQALNILDRMIAEDVDVVYPAGDAFSVPIIQAMKEKNLYAIGYVSDQSDLGERTVLTSTIQDIEHVYEMAVQLYTEDKLISGTIGVDFQEGAIRLGSFSPVVPGRLQEEVNDAVERYKETGLMPNQ
- a CDS encoding YppG family protein, producing MEDYINQMDQVMKTVNQIGPVVKQISPIISLFKK
- a CDS encoding beta-ketoacyl-ACP synthase III translates to MNTGILGVGRYLPEKVLTNADLEKMVDTSDEWISTRTGIKERRIASDEETTAHMGAKAALNAIEEAGLTPEEIDMILVATVTPDRSFPSCACDIQEIIGAKKAVCMDISAACSGFMYGMVTAQQFITNGIYKHVLLVGTEKLSSITDWTDRNTCVLFGDGAGAAVLGEVSDEFGILSFELGSDGSGGKHLYAERDKIFMNGREVFKFAVRQMGDSALSVIEKAGLTKEDVNFLVPHQANIRIMEAARIKLDLPVEKMATTVAKYGNTSASSIPLALAEEWENGNIKDGDVLVLVGFGGGLTWGAVALKWGKGR
- a CDS encoding ABC transporter ATP-binding protein; amino-acid sequence: MGKNKKSTDVLLDVEQLHTGFSIRGKHYDAVAGVSFQVEPKQVIGVVGESGCGKSVMALSIMNLLPKENGRIQHGDIRFNGESIVSLSESQMNKLRGKDISMIFQEPMTSLNPVFTIGSQLQEVILNHESASKEEAKEKSIALLKDVGIPRPEQIVNSYPHQLSGGMRQRVMIAIAVACNPKLLIADEPTTALDVTVQAQILELMKNIQEENEMAVLMITHDLGVVAEMCDECIVMYAGQIVEYTNVIELFRNPKHPYTELLMKSIPRMDVEQEELATIKGVVPPIDQMPEVGCRFANRCPKVMEDCLTVNPQLAESDPGHDVRCLLYEQSWPVKERVER
- the fabF gene encoding beta-ketoacyl-ACP synthase II; amino-acid sequence: MEKRRVVVTGMGALTPLGNSVEETWQRVINGESGIDVSTRVNPDDFPARVAGELKNYDESVFLNPKDARKMDRFTRYAVAASKMAVEDADLAITEDNAERVGVWIGSGIGGIETFEQQHNIYNDRGAKRVSPFFIPMLIPDMAAGQVSITLGAKGINSCSVTACATGANSIGDAMKVIERGDADIMIAGGTEAPLTNMAFAGFSASKALSTNPDPQTASRPFDKDRDGFVMGEGAGVLVLESLESAQKRNARIYAELSGYGATSDAYHITAPAPNGDGAARAMLMALEDARVSTEDIDYINAHGTSTAYNDKFETIAIKSAFKDHAYKLAVSSTKSMTGHMLGAAGGVESIFAIKAITDNILPPTIHLQTPDPDCDLDYVPNTARETAVKTVLSNSAGFGGHNVALVFKSFEG